Proteins encoded within one genomic window of Acinetobacter sp. YWS30-1:
- a CDS encoding putative quinol monooxygenase: MLTVIAEIICHSEQDMKIVLDSFNNIRAQVLQEPGCHLYDIYIDHPAVESRLQTKVPFSIMMFEKWESIQHLETHMHSVNMQQHAKATKGAVESVKIRILEAL; this comes from the coding sequence ATGCTAACCGTTATTGCTGAAATCATCTGTCATTCGGAACAAGATATGAAAATAGTGCTGGATTCATTTAACAACATCCGCGCACAGGTATTACAAGAGCCGGGCTGTCATCTTTATGATATCTATATTGATCATCCAGCGGTTGAGAGCCGATTACAGACTAAAGTGCCTTTTTCAATCATGATGTTTGAAAAATGGGAAAGTATTCAGCATCTGGAAACCCACATGCATAGTGTAAATATGCAGCAGCATGCTAAGGCCACTAAAGGTGCGGTTGAGAGCGTAAAGATTCGAATTTTAGAAGCGCTTTAA
- a CDS encoding NAD(P)H-dependent oxidoreductase yields the protein MKNILLINGAKAFAHSNGQLNDTLAELAQEVLTKLGHQVQVTRADSEYDAKAEVEKYLWADTVIYQMPGWWMGAPWPVKKYIDDVFTEGHGSLYANDGRSRSDASKKYGSGGLIHDKNYMLSLTWNAPMDAFTDTEQFFHGVGVDGVYLPFHKANQFLGMQALPTFIVNDVIKAPEVEAYIAQYREHLTQIFA from the coding sequence ATGAAAAATATTTTATTAATTAATGGTGCTAAAGCTTTTGCCCATTCGAATGGTCAGTTAAATGATACTTTGGCCGAACTGGCACAAGAAGTATTAACAAAGCTCGGGCATCAGGTTCAGGTGACTCGTGCTGATAGTGAATATGATGCAAAAGCAGAAGTGGAAAAATACCTCTGGGCAGATACGGTCATTTACCAAATGCCAGGCTGGTGGATGGGTGCGCCGTGGCCAGTGAAAAAGTATATTGATGATGTTTTTACCGAAGGGCATGGCAGCCTGTATGCAAATGATGGTCGCTCACGTTCAGATGCTTCAAAAAAATATGGCTCAGGTGGCCTGATTCACGATAAAAATTATATGTTATCTCTTACCTGGAATGCACCTATGGATGCGTTTACGGATACCGAGCAATTTTTTCATGGCGTAGGCGTAGATGGCGTTTACCTACCTTTTCATAAAGCCAACCAATTCTTGGGGATGCAAGCTTTACCAACATTTATTGTGAATGATGTAATTAAAGCCCCTGAAGTTGAAGCGTATATCGCACAGTACCGTGAACATTTAACTCAAATTTTTGCTTAA